The following coding sequences are from one Ornithorhynchus anatinus isolate Pmale09 chromosome 11, mOrnAna1.pri.v4, whole genome shotgun sequence window:
- the ABI3 gene encoding ABI gene family member 3 isoform X2, with protein MAELQRLREQEIPAAQKALKDNEHSLLRVADYCENNYLQVEDKRKALEETMAFTTQSLASVAYQISHLAGQLLRLLDLQTTGLRQVEADVCTLSQTVAMHIEKVARRDIGTLATVQRPASHKKIAYPENLPTRGPYYRKPINFGSLDHIGHGIKDLSTRLSRTGTLSRKSGKAGAAPGSGTLGRAARVPEPVQLPVVPEGKLSAASSPFPLTSGSVEGACGGPSAKGITDPPSPPFLPPAPPSDCNFLPPPVPEVLEQLPPPPPPPGDPTSPTPAAFIPPPPPLPPPLPELGLPLPLDLLPPPEPESLDLPPPPPPSFDPEETAWEPDQYLEKVVTLYPYTRQKDNELSFDPGTVICVTRRYSDGWCEGVTAEAAGFFPGNYVEPC; from the exons ATGGCTGAACTGCAGCGGCTCCGGGAGCAGGAGATCCCTGCCGCTCAGAAGGCCCTGAAGGACAACGAACACAGCCTCCTCAGAGTGGCTGACTACTGTGAGAATAACTACCTCCAG GTGGAGGACAAGAGGAAGGCGCTGGAGGAGACCATGGCCTTCACCACCCAGTCCCTGGCCAGCGTGGCCTACCAGATCAGCCACCTGGCCGGACAACTTCTGCGCCTGCTGGACCTGCAGACCACGGGGCTTCGCCAGGTGGAGGCCGACGTCTGCACCCTTTcccag ACGGTGGCCATGCACATAGAGAAGGTCGCCCGCCGGGACATCGGCACTTTGGCCACCGTGCAGCGGCCGGCATCGCACAAGAAAATCGCCTACCCGGAAAACCTGCCCACCCGAGGGCCCTACTACCGCAAACCCATCAACTTCGGCAGCCTGGACCACATTGGGCACGGGATCAAG GATCTGAGCACTCGGCTGTCCCGGACGGGAACTCTGTCTCGCAAAAGTGGGAAGGCTGGAGCAGCCCCTGGCTCAGGCACTCTGGG gCGGGCGGCCCGGGTCCCGGAGCCGGTCCAGTTGCCCGTCGTGCCCGAGGGGAAGCTCTCAgccgcctcctctcccttcccattgacCTCTGGCAG CGTCGAGGGAGCCTGTGGTGGTCCCTCAGCCAAAGGGATTACTGACCCTCCGTCCCCACCTTTCTtgcccccggctcctccctctgACTGCAACTTCCTGCCGCCTCCGGTCCCAGAGGTCTTGGAgcagctccccccgccccctcccccgccgggagaccccacctcacccaccccaG CGGCGttcatccctcccccacctccgctACCTCCGCCGCTGCCAGAGCTgggtctccctcttcccctggacCTGCTGCCCCCTCCTGAGCCGGAGAGCCTAGAcctgccgccccctccgccccccagcttCGACCCCGAGGAGACGGCCTGGGAGCCGGACCAGTATCTGGAGAAAG TGGTGACGCTGTACCCGTACACCCGGCAGAAGGACAACGAGCTCTCCTTTGACCCCGGCACCGTCATCTGCGTCACCCGCCGCTACTCTGACGGCTGGTGTGAGGGGGTCACCGCCGAGGCTGCTGGCTTCTTCCCGGGGAACTACGTGGAGCCCTGCTGA
- the ABI3 gene encoding ABI gene family member 3 isoform X1 yields MAELQRLREQEIPAAQKALKDNEHSLLRVADYCENNYLQVEDKRKALEETMAFTTQSLASVAYQISHLAGQLLRLLDLQTTGLRQVEADVCTLSQTVAMHIEKVARRDIGTLATVQRPASHKKIAYPENLPTRGPYYRKPINFGSLDHIGHGIKDLSTRLSRTGTLSRKSGKAGAAPGSGTLGRAARVPEPVQLPVVPEGKLSAASSPFPLTSGSSVEGACGGPSAKGITDPPSPPFLPPAPPSDCNFLPPPVPEVLEQLPPPPPPPGDPTSPTPAAFIPPPPPLPPPLPELGLPLPLDLLPPPEPESLDLPPPPPPSFDPEETAWEPDQYLEKVVTLYPYTRQKDNELSFDPGTVICVTRRYSDGWCEGVTAEAAGFFPGNYVEPC; encoded by the exons ATGGCTGAACTGCAGCGGCTCCGGGAGCAGGAGATCCCTGCCGCTCAGAAGGCCCTGAAGGACAACGAACACAGCCTCCTCAGAGTGGCTGACTACTGTGAGAATAACTACCTCCAG GTGGAGGACAAGAGGAAGGCGCTGGAGGAGACCATGGCCTTCACCACCCAGTCCCTGGCCAGCGTGGCCTACCAGATCAGCCACCTGGCCGGACAACTTCTGCGCCTGCTGGACCTGCAGACCACGGGGCTTCGCCAGGTGGAGGCCGACGTCTGCACCCTTTcccag ACGGTGGCCATGCACATAGAGAAGGTCGCCCGCCGGGACATCGGCACTTTGGCCACCGTGCAGCGGCCGGCATCGCACAAGAAAATCGCCTACCCGGAAAACCTGCCCACCCGAGGGCCCTACTACCGCAAACCCATCAACTTCGGCAGCCTGGACCACATTGGGCACGGGATCAAG GATCTGAGCACTCGGCTGTCCCGGACGGGAACTCTGTCTCGCAAAAGTGGGAAGGCTGGAGCAGCCCCTGGCTCAGGCACTCTGGG gCGGGCGGCCCGGGTCCCGGAGCCGGTCCAGTTGCCCGTCGTGCCCGAGGGGAAGCTCTCAgccgcctcctctcccttcccattgacCTCTGGCAG CAGCGTCGAGGGAGCCTGTGGTGGTCCCTCAGCCAAAGGGATTACTGACCCTCCGTCCCCACCTTTCTtgcccccggctcctccctctgACTGCAACTTCCTGCCGCCTCCGGTCCCAGAGGTCTTGGAgcagctccccccgccccctcccccgccgggagaccccacctcacccaccccaG CGGCGttcatccctcccccacctccgctACCTCCGCCGCTGCCAGAGCTgggtctccctcttcccctggacCTGCTGCCCCCTCCTGAGCCGGAGAGCCTAGAcctgccgccccctccgccccccagcttCGACCCCGAGGAGACGGCCTGGGAGCCGGACCAGTATCTGGAGAAAG TGGTGACGCTGTACCCGTACACCCGGCAGAAGGACAACGAGCTCTCCTTTGACCCCGGCACCGTCATCTGCGTCACCCGCCGCTACTCTGACGGCTGGTGTGAGGGGGTCACCGCCGAGGCTGCTGGCTTCTTCCCGGGGAACTACGTGGAGCCCTGCTGA